Proteins encoded together in one Mycobacterium simiae window:
- a CDS encoding uroporphyrinogen decarboxylase/cobalamine-independent methonine synthase family protein, with amino-acid sequence MSVFADIVPKATGVGSWPGTAARSAAQIVVGELAGALAHLVELPARGVGADLLGRAGALLIDVAIDTVPRGYRITARPGAVTRRAVSLLDEDMDALEEAWETAGLRGGGHAVKVQAPGPITLAAGLELANGHRAITDAGAVRDLTASLAEGVATHRAALSRRLDTPVVVQLDEPSLPAALGGRLSGVTALSPVAALDEAVAETLLDTCAAALGDDVLLHSCAPELPWELLGRSGIGAMSVDAATLTAADLDGIAGFVESGRTVLLGVVAATAPQRPPSAEQVATALVAVTDRLDFARSALRDRIGVTPACGLASATPQWARTAIELARQAAEAFAEDPDAIG; translated from the coding sequence GTGAGTGTTTTCGCCGACATCGTTCCGAAGGCCACCGGTGTCGGGTCGTGGCCCGGCACCGCGGCCCGGTCGGCGGCGCAGATCGTCGTCGGGGAGTTGGCGGGTGCGCTGGCGCACCTGGTGGAGTTGCCGGCCAGGGGAGTGGGCGCCGACCTGCTGGGGCGCGCCGGCGCGCTGCTGATCGACGTCGCGATCGACACCGTGCCCCGCGGCTACCGGATCACCGCCCGGCCCGGCGCGGTGACCCGTCGGGCCGTCAGTCTTCTCGACGAGGACATGGACGCGCTGGAGGAGGCCTGGGAGACGGCCGGCTTGCGCGGCGGCGGGCACGCGGTCAAGGTGCAAGCCCCCGGCCCGATCACGCTGGCCGCCGGGCTGGAGCTGGCCAACGGTCACCGGGCGATCACCGATGCCGGGGCGGTGCGCGACCTGACGGCGTCCCTGGCCGAAGGCGTCGCCACACACCGCGCGGCGCTGTCACGGCGGTTGGACACGCCGGTCGTGGTGCAGCTCGACGAGCCGTCGTTGCCCGCGGCATTGGGCGGCCGATTGAGCGGGGTGACCGCGCTGAGCCCCGTCGCGGCGCTCGACGAAGCGGTGGCCGAAACGTTGCTCGACACCTGTGCCGCGGCCCTGGGCGACGACGTGCTACTGCACAGTTGTGCGCCCGAACTGCCGTGGGAACTGTTGGGGCGCAGTGGTATTGGTGCGATGTCAGTTGATGCCGCGACGTTGACGGCAGCGGACCTGGACGGAATCGCGGGGTTCGTCGAGTCGGGGCGCACCGTGCTGCTCGGGGTGGTCGCCGCCACTGCCCCGCAGCGCCCACCCTCGGCGGAGCAGGTGGCTACCGCGCTGGTCGCGGTGACCGATCGGCTTGACTTCGCTCGCTCGGCGTTGCGGGATCGCATCGGCGTCACGCCGGCGTGCGGCCTGGCCTCGGCGACGCCGCAGTGGGCCCGCACCGCGATCGAGCTCGCCCGGCAAGCCGCCGAGGCGTTCGCCGAGGACCCCGACGCCATCGGTTAA